From Amycolatopsis sp. cg9, one genomic window encodes:
- the purS gene encoding phosphoribosylformylglycinamidine synthase subunit PurS, with translation MARVVVDVMPKPEILDPQGQAALGAAGRLGFTGIKEIRQGKHFEIEVDDTVDDATLEKIAEGFLANPVIEQWTIKRVEA, from the coding sequence GTGGCCCGAGTCGTCGTCGACGTCATGCCGAAGCCCGAAATCCTCGACCCGCAGGGGCAGGCCGCGCTCGGCGCCGCCGGCCGCCTCGGCTTCACCGGGATCAAGGAGATCCGCCAGGGCAAGCACTTCGAGATCGAGGTCGACGACACGGTCGACGACGCCACGCTGGAGAAGATCGCCGAAGGCTTCCTCGCGAACCCGGTGATCGAGCAGTGGACCATCAAGCGGGTGGAGGCGTGA
- the purQ gene encoding phosphoribosylformylglycinamidine synthase subunit PurQ, translating to MSARIGVITFPGTLDDGDAARAVRYAGAEAVPLWHADENLHDVDAVVVPGGFSYGDYLRAGVIARFAPVMTPVIEAARGGMPVLGICNGFQILCEAGLLPGAMIRNQGLHFICRDQWLRVENTGTAWTTRYDEGAEILIPMKNIDGCYMAEQSTLDELEAEGRVVFRYVGGNPNGSRNDIAGIRSENGRVVGLMPHPEHAIDALTGPSDDGLGMFFSAVDALVKA from the coding sequence GTGAGCGCGCGCATCGGCGTCATCACCTTCCCGGGCACCCTGGACGACGGCGACGCGGCCCGCGCGGTCCGCTACGCCGGCGCCGAGGCCGTCCCGCTGTGGCACGCGGACGAGAACCTGCACGACGTCGACGCGGTCGTCGTCCCGGGCGGCTTCTCGTACGGCGACTACCTCCGCGCGGGCGTGATCGCCCGCTTCGCCCCGGTGATGACCCCGGTGATCGAGGCGGCGCGGGGCGGCATGCCGGTCCTCGGCATCTGCAACGGCTTCCAGATCCTGTGCGAAGCCGGGCTCCTGCCGGGCGCGATGATCCGCAACCAGGGCCTCCACTTCATCTGCCGCGACCAGTGGCTCCGGGTCGAGAACACCGGCACGGCGTGGACGACGCGGTACGACGAAGGCGCCGAGATCCTCATCCCGATGAAGAACATCGACGGCTGCTACATGGCCGAGCAGTCCACTTTGGACGAGCTCGAGGCCGAGGGCCGCGTGGTCTTCCGGTACGTGGGTGGCAACCCGAACGGCTCGCGCAACGACATCGCGGGCATCCGCAGCGAGAACGGCCGGGTCGTCGGGCTGATGCCGCACCCGGAGCACGCGATCGACGCGCTGACCGGGCCGTCGGACGACGGGCTGGGCATGTTCTTCAGCGCGGTGGACGCGCTGGTCAAGGCCTGA
- a CDS encoding GMC family oxidoreductase — MAVQESFDYVIVGAGSAGCVLANRLTEDPSAQVLLLEAGSEDTADEIHIPAAFPSLFKTKWDWNYETVEQKHTGKTSYWPRGKVLGGCSSINAMIYIRGNRADYDGWRDSHGAEGWGWDDVLPYFKRAEGNQRLGGPLHGTDGPLHVEDRRFTHELSHAWVDSAVSWGLKRTDDFNGESQEGAGVYQVTCKKGRRWSTADAYLRPALERPNLTVKTSSPATRIVFEGTRAVGVSYLDNGVERTAHASAEVVLSGGAINSPQLLMVSGVGPAEHLREHGIDVVAALPGVGENLHDHPACGIIWSTRGTTDLVDAATPRGLVRYQLTKRGPLASNIGEAGAFFPTGDGLPAPDMQIHVAPTLFYDNGLREPTVPGFTSAATLVDVASRGRLRLKSANPLWKPEIDPAYYAEPKDMETMIAGLRALIDIGKSGPLKRFLDQPFLPARHDLSDSELADHIRENTQTLYHPVGTCSIGTVVDPQLRVNGVEGLRVVDASVMPVVPRGNTNAPTVMVAEKAADLIRGR; from the coding sequence GTGGCCGTCCAGGAGTCCTTCGACTACGTCATCGTCGGCGCCGGCAGCGCGGGCTGCGTGCTCGCCAACCGGCTCACCGAGGACCCGTCGGCCCAGGTCCTGCTGCTCGAAGCGGGCAGCGAGGACACCGCGGACGAGATCCACATCCCCGCCGCGTTCCCCTCGCTGTTCAAGACCAAGTGGGACTGGAACTACGAGACCGTCGAGCAGAAGCACACCGGCAAGACGTCCTATTGGCCGCGCGGGAAGGTGCTCGGCGGCTGCTCGTCGATCAACGCGATGATCTACATCCGCGGCAACCGCGCCGACTACGACGGCTGGCGCGATTCCCACGGCGCCGAGGGCTGGGGCTGGGACGACGTCCTCCCGTACTTCAAGCGAGCCGAAGGCAACCAGCGGCTCGGCGGGCCGCTGCACGGCACCGACGGCCCGCTGCACGTCGAGGACCGGCGGTTCACCCACGAGCTGTCGCACGCCTGGGTCGACTCCGCCGTCTCGTGGGGCCTCAAGCGCACCGACGACTTCAACGGCGAGAGCCAGGAAGGCGCCGGCGTCTACCAGGTGACCTGCAAGAAGGGCCGCCGCTGGTCCACCGCGGACGCCTACCTGCGCCCGGCGCTCGAGCGGCCGAACCTCACCGTGAAGACGTCCTCGCCCGCGACCCGGATCGTCTTCGAAGGCACCCGCGCGGTCGGCGTGTCCTATTTGGACAACGGCGTGGAGCGCACCGCGCACGCGTCGGCCGAGGTCGTCCTCTCCGGCGGGGCGATCAATTCGCCGCAGCTGCTGATGGTTTCCGGCGTCGGTCCGGCCGAGCACCTGCGCGAGCACGGCATCGACGTCGTCGCGGCGCTGCCCGGCGTCGGCGAGAACCTGCACGACCACCCGGCCTGCGGGATCATCTGGTCCACGCGCGGCACCACCGACCTGGTCGACGCGGCGACCCCGCGCGGCCTCGTCCGCTACCAGCTGACCAAGCGCGGGCCGCTGGCGTCCAACATCGGCGAAGCGGGCGCGTTCTTCCCGACCGGCGACGGCCTGCCCGCACCGGACATGCAGATCCACGTGGCGCCGACGTTGTTCTACGACAACGGCTTGCGCGAACCGACGGTCCCGGGCTTCACGTCGGCGGCGACGCTGGTGGACGTCGCGAGCCGCGGCCGGCTGCGGCTGAAGTCGGCGAACCCGTTGTGGAAGCCGGAAATCGACCCGGCGTACTACGCGGAGCCGAAGGACATGGAGACGATGATCGCCGGGCTGCGCGCGCTGATCGACATCGGGAAGTCGGGGCCGCTCAAGCGGTTCCTCGACCAGCCGTTCCTGCCCGCGCGGCACGATCTGAGCGATTCCGAGCTGGCCGACCACATCCGCGAGAACACGCAGACGCTCTACCACCCGGTCGGGACCTGCTCGATCGGCACGGTCGTCGACCCGCAGCTGCGGGTGAACGGCGTCGAGGGCCTGCGCGTGGTCGACGCGTCCGTGATGCCCGTGGTGCCGCGGGGCAACACGAACGCGCCGACCGTCATGGTCGCGGAGAAGGCCGCGGATCTGATCCGGGGCCGCTAG
- a CDS encoding ABC transporter ATP-binding protein, translating to MKRLPTASRRDVRRWALRTAVLHKREFGLLLGSLAVATLIGLAGPQLLGALVDAVAAGTTTGHVDVLAAAFVGILVLQALARKVARMRGAVFGELVLANTREEFVGTALRLPLGTVEAAGTGDLLSRATTDLGRIDHAARFAAPEILVAVVTVVFTVVAMVLTSPLLALGLLVAVPLLVPVNVWYQRRIPAVMQWMLDRWADLTTSVHETAEGARTVEALGLTDRRVGAAYDALDRSIYGERRMRALQLRWLPSLEISYVVPMAVMLPLGLLAHTRGWAGLGEITTVLLYMQAMAAPLNEALFWLEDLQVAAAAARRIRGVHSVASEGAPKVTEVPRGRDIDVHDVRFAYTADREVLHGIDLRVPRGERLAIVGPSGAGKSTLGRLLAGIAAPSSGSVRIGGQDVSALADDVLRGEVLLLTQEHHVFSGTLRQNLALPARRSGGDWPDEELLAALASAGASDWVASLPSGLDTKLGSGEHPVPAAIAQQLALARVVLADPHTLVLDEATSLLDTGSARDLERSLNSVLSGRTVIAIAHRLHTAAAADRVAVVEDGRITELGPHSALLAAGGSYARLVAAAS from the coding sequence GTGAAACGGCTCCCCACGGCGTCCCGGCGGGACGTCCGCCGCTGGGCGCTGCGGACGGCGGTGCTCCACAAACGCGAGTTCGGCCTGCTGCTGGGCTCGCTGGCGGTGGCCACCCTGATCGGGCTGGCCGGGCCGCAGCTGCTCGGCGCGCTGGTCGACGCCGTCGCGGCCGGCACCACCACCGGCCACGTCGACGTGCTCGCGGCGGCGTTCGTCGGGATCCTGGTCCTGCAGGCGCTGGCGCGGAAGGTCGCGCGGATGCGCGGCGCGGTGTTCGGCGAGCTGGTGCTGGCGAACACGCGCGAAGAGTTCGTCGGGACGGCCCTGCGGCTGCCGCTCGGCACCGTCGAAGCGGCGGGCACCGGCGACCTGCTCAGCCGGGCCACCACCGACCTCGGCCGGATCGACCACGCGGCGCGGTTCGCGGCGCCGGAGATCCTGGTCGCGGTGGTGACCGTGGTGTTCACGGTGGTCGCGATGGTGCTGACGTCGCCGCTACTGGCGCTGGGCCTGCTGGTCGCGGTGCCGCTGCTGGTGCCGGTGAACGTCTGGTACCAGCGGCGGATCCCGGCGGTCATGCAGTGGATGCTGGACCGCTGGGCGGACCTGACCACGAGCGTGCACGAGACGGCCGAGGGCGCGCGCACGGTGGAGGCGCTCGGCCTGACCGACCGGCGGGTCGGCGCGGCGTACGACGCGCTGGACCGCAGCATCTACGGCGAGCGCCGGATGCGGGCGCTGCAGCTGCGCTGGCTGCCGTCGCTCGAGATCAGCTACGTCGTGCCGATGGCGGTCATGCTGCCGCTCGGCCTGCTCGCCCACACGCGGGGCTGGGCCGGGCTCGGCGAGATCACCACGGTGCTGCTGTACATGCAGGCGATGGCGGCGCCGCTGAACGAGGCGCTGTTCTGGCTGGAGGATCTGCAGGTCGCGGCGGCCGCGGCGCGCCGGATCCGCGGCGTCCACTCGGTGGCTTCCGAGGGGGCGCCGAAGGTGACGGAGGTACCGCGCGGGCGTGACATCGACGTGCACGACGTCCGGTTCGCCTACACCGCCGACCGCGAAGTGCTGCACGGCATCGACCTGCGGGTGCCGCGCGGCGAGCGGCTGGCGATCGTCGGGCCGTCCGGCGCCGGCAAGTCGACGCTCGGCCGGCTGCTGGCGGGCATCGCGGCGCCGTCGTCGGGCTCGGTGCGGATCGGCGGCCAGGACGTCTCGGCGCTGGCCGACGACGTCCTGCGCGGCGAGGTGCTGCTGCTGACCCAGGAGCACCACGTGTTCTCCGGGACGCTGCGGCAGAACCTGGCGCTGCCGGCCCGGCGCTCGGGTGGCGACTGGCCGGACGAGGAACTGCTGGCCGCGCTGGCCTCGGCGGGCGCGTCGGACTGGGTCGCGTCGCTGCCGTCCGGGCTCGACACGAAGCTGGGTTCCGGCGAGCACCCGGTGCCGGCGGCGATCGCACAGCAGCTGGCGCTGGCGCGGGTGGTGCTGGCCGACCCGCACACGCTGGTGCTCGACGAAGCGACGTCCCTGCTGGACACGGGTTCGGCCCGGGACCTGGAGCGGTCGCTGAACAGCGTGCTGTCCGGGCGGACGGTCATCGCGATCGCCCACCGCCTGCACACGGCCGCGGCGGCCGACCGGGTCGCGGTGGTCGAGGACGGCCGCATCACGGAGCTGGGCCCGCACTCGGCCTTGCTGGCGGCGGGCGGTTCGTACGCCCGCTTGGTGGCGGCGGCTTCGTAG
- the purL gene encoding phosphoribosylformylglycinamidine synthase subunit PurL, with amino-acid sequence MTSTVDTTERAGATPEHTQPYRELGLADDEYARIREILGRRPTDAELAMYSVMWSEHCSYKSSKKHLRYFGETATDEMKAKMLAGIGENAGVVDIGEGWAVTFKVESHNHPSYVEPYQGAATGVGGIVRDIMAMGARPLAVADALRFGPADAPDTKRVLPGVVAGVGGYGNCLGLPNIGGELVFDPSYAGNPLVNALCVGAMRVEDLHLAFASGTGNKIILFGARTGLDGIGGVSVLASDTFSGDESSGGRKKLPSVQVGDPFTEKVLIECCLELFAQKLVVGIQDLGGAGLSCATSELAAAGDGGMHIHLDRVPLRANGMTPAEVLSSESQERMCAVVSPENVEAFMAVCRKWDVIATDIGEVTDGEHLVITWNDEVVVDVPAHTVAHQGPVYDRPIERPSTQDALVADTSAKLPRPSTPDELRADVLKLISSPNQASKEWVTSQYDRYVRGNSVLSQPSDSGMIRIDESSGRGVSVATDCNSKFVYLDPYRGAQLALAEAYRNVATGGATPVAVSDCLNFGAPTDPGVMWQFEQAVHGLADGCVELGIPVTGGNVSFFNQTGSTAILPTPVIGVLGVIDDVTRRIPTGIGAEAGETLLLLGETHDELDGSAWARELHGHLGGVPPRVDLAREKLLGEILVAGSRDGMISAAHDLSDGGLIQTLVETVLIGQCGARVFLDTDQDPFVQLFSESAGRVLVAVPRTEELRFTEMCTARGLPWRKTGVVDPESGTLELQGITEFTLDELREVWEGALPALFD; translated from the coding sequence GTGACCAGCACCGTTGACACCACCGAGCGCGCCGGGGCGACCCCGGAGCACACCCAGCCGTATCGCGAATTGGGCCTTGCCGACGACGAGTACGCCCGCATCCGGGAAATCCTCGGCCGCCGGCCCACCGACGCCGAGCTGGCCATGTACTCGGTGATGTGGAGCGAGCACTGCTCCTACAAGTCGTCGAAGAAGCACCTGCGGTACTTCGGGGAGACCGCCACCGACGAGATGAAGGCCAAGATGCTGGCCGGCATCGGCGAAAACGCGGGCGTCGTCGACATCGGCGAGGGCTGGGCGGTCACCTTCAAGGTGGAGAGCCACAACCACCCGTCCTATGTGGAGCCGTACCAGGGTGCCGCGACCGGCGTCGGCGGCATCGTCCGCGACATCATGGCGATGGGCGCGCGGCCCCTCGCGGTCGCCGACGCGCTGCGCTTCGGCCCGGCCGACGCCCCCGACACCAAGCGCGTGCTGCCCGGCGTCGTCGCCGGCGTCGGCGGCTACGGCAACTGCCTCGGCCTGCCCAACATCGGCGGCGAGCTCGTCTTCGACCCGTCCTACGCCGGCAACCCGCTGGTGAACGCCCTGTGCGTCGGCGCGATGCGCGTCGAGGACCTGCACCTGGCGTTCGCGTCCGGCACCGGCAACAAGATCATCCTGTTCGGCGCGCGCACCGGCCTCGACGGCATCGGCGGCGTTTCCGTCCTGGCGAGTGACACCTTCTCGGGTGATGAATCGTCGGGCGGCCGCAAGAAGCTCCCGAGCGTCCAGGTCGGCGACCCGTTCACCGAGAAGGTGCTCATCGAGTGCTGCCTCGAGCTGTTCGCGCAGAAGCTGGTCGTCGGCATCCAGGACCTCGGCGGCGCCGGGCTGTCCTGCGCGACGTCGGAGCTGGCCGCGGCCGGCGACGGCGGCATGCACATCCACCTCGACCGCGTTCCGTTGCGCGCCAACGGGATGACGCCCGCCGAGGTGCTCTCCAGCGAGTCGCAGGAGCGCATGTGCGCGGTCGTCTCGCCGGAGAACGTCGAGGCGTTCATGGCGGTCTGCCGCAAGTGGGACGTCATCGCCACCGACATCGGCGAGGTCACCGACGGCGAGCACCTCGTCATCACGTGGAACGACGAGGTCGTCGTCGACGTCCCGGCGCACACCGTGGCGCACCAGGGCCCGGTGTACGACCGGCCGATCGAGCGCCCGTCCACTCAGGACGCCTTGGTCGCGGACACCTCCGCGAAGCTGCCGCGTCCGTCCACACCGGACGAACTGCGCGCGGACGTCCTCAAGCTCATCTCGTCGCCGAACCAGGCGTCGAAGGAATGGGTGACCTCGCAGTACGACCGGTACGTGCGCGGCAACTCCGTGCTCTCGCAGCCGTCGGACTCGGGCATGATCCGGATCGACGAGTCGTCCGGCCGCGGCGTCTCGGTCGCGACGGACTGCAACAGCAAGTTCGTCTACCTCGACCCGTACCGCGGCGCGCAGCTGGCGCTGGCGGAGGCGTACCGCAACGTGGCGACGGGCGGCGCGACCCCGGTCGCGGTCTCGGACTGCCTGAACTTCGGCGCCCCGACCGACCCGGGCGTGATGTGGCAGTTCGAGCAGGCGGTCCACGGCCTCGCGGACGGCTGCGTCGAGCTCGGCATCCCGGTGACCGGCGGCAACGTGAGCTTCTTCAACCAGACCGGTTCGACGGCGATCCTGCCGACCCCGGTGATCGGCGTCCTCGGCGTGATCGACGACGTCACCCGCCGCATCCCGACCGGCATCGGCGCGGAAGCCGGCGAAACCCTGCTGCTGCTGGGCGAAACGCACGACGAGCTGGACGGCTCGGCCTGGGCCCGCGAGCTCCACGGCCACCTCGGCGGTGTTCCCCCGCGCGTCGACCTGGCCCGCGAGAAGCTGCTGGGCGAGATCCTGGTGGCGGGCTCCCGCGACGGCATGATCTCGGCGGCGCACGACCTGTCCGACGGCGGCCTGATCCAGACGCTGGTCGAAACCGTCCTGATCGGACAGTGCGGCGCCCGGGTCTTCCTCGACACCGACCAGGACCCGTTCGTCCAGCTGTTCTCCGAGTCGGCCGGCCGCGTACTGGTGGCGGTCCCGCGCACGGAGGAACTGCGCTTCACGGAGATGTGCACGGCCCGCGGCCTGCCCTGGCGCAAGACCGGCGTGGTCGACCCGGAGTCGGGCACGCTGGAGCTGCAGGGCATCACGGAGTTCACGCTGGACGAGCTGCGCGAGGTCTGGGAAGGCGCCCTGCCGGCGCTGTTCGACTGA
- a CDS encoding ABC transporter transmembrane domain-containing protein, which yields MLSATYPLPPLRLPARPSASRFLLAVFRARLGTVLGAAAIGVVWALPGALLPLVVGQGIGAIGAHDGAAVGRWALAAAVLGLVQTVFGTWLHFLNYGLWLHGAGTTQRAVSAHTTRVGAGLREQTTTGNLVAVSTTDINHIGNTVEMTGRAVGSLLAFVVVAVWLVSTSPLLGVVALVGVPVAVLGIGPLLAPLQKRKAKQREQRGDVNALGADIVSGLRILRGIGGERRFFARFRETSQRVRRAGIEVGKAEAWLAAAEIALPGLVTVVITWLGARLAVAGSIDVGQLVAFYGVSAFLIWPVTAATEAVGSITSGLVASRKVVALLLAIRPKLADPENPVPLPEGPLELVDTESGVRVAPGRLTVVDFGADGEAVADRLARFADPADGEAVLVGGVRADHVALAELRRRVVYAHNQDIWFSGVLREQLAPARETGVGITEALSAADADDIVAALPDGVDEVIGERGREVSGGQRQRLNLARALAADADVLVLDEPTSAVDAHTEARITERVAALRRGKTTVVFSQSPLWTHVADEVFTAKVVTV from the coding sequence GTGCTTTCCGCCACATACCCCCTTCCGCCGCTGCGGCTGCCCGCACGGCCGAGCGCGAGCCGCTTCCTGCTCGCCGTCTTCCGGGCCCGGCTCGGGACGGTGCTGGGCGCGGCCGCGATCGGTGTCGTCTGGGCGCTTCCCGGTGCGCTGCTGCCGCTGGTCGTCGGCCAGGGCATCGGCGCCATCGGCGCGCACGACGGCGCCGCCGTCGGGCGCTGGGCGCTCGCGGCGGCCGTCCTCGGCCTGGTGCAGACGGTCTTCGGGACCTGGCTGCACTTCCTCAACTACGGCCTGTGGCTGCACGGCGCGGGCACGACGCAACGGGCCGTGTCGGCGCACACCACCCGCGTCGGCGCCGGGCTGCGCGAGCAGACGACCACCGGCAACCTCGTCGCCGTCAGCACCACCGACATCAACCACATCGGCAACACCGTCGAGATGACCGGGCGGGCGGTCGGCTCGCTGCTGGCGTTCGTCGTGGTCGCGGTGTGGCTGGTCTCGACGTCGCCGCTGCTGGGCGTGGTCGCGCTCGTCGGCGTGCCGGTCGCGGTGCTCGGCATCGGACCGCTGCTCGCGCCGCTGCAGAAGCGCAAGGCGAAGCAGCGTGAGCAGCGCGGGGACGTCAACGCGCTGGGCGCGGACATCGTGTCCGGCCTGCGGATCCTGCGCGGCATCGGCGGCGAGCGGCGGTTCTTCGCCCGCTTCCGCGAGACGAGCCAGCGGGTGCGGCGGGCCGGCATCGAGGTCGGCAAGGCCGAGGCGTGGCTGGCCGCGGCGGAGATCGCGCTGCCGGGCCTGGTCACCGTGGTGATCACCTGGCTCGGCGCGCGGCTGGCCGTGGCCGGCTCGATCGACGTCGGGCAGCTGGTGGCGTTCTACGGTGTTTCGGCGTTCCTGATCTGGCCGGTCACGGCCGCGACGGAGGCGGTCGGCTCGATCACGTCGGGGCTGGTCGCGTCGCGGAAGGTGGTGGCGCTGCTGCTGGCGATCCGCCCGAAGCTGGCGGACCCGGAGAACCCGGTGCCGCTGCCCGAAGGGCCGCTGGAGCTGGTGGACACCGAGTCCGGCGTCCGGGTCGCGCCCGGCCGCCTGACGGTCGTCGACTTCGGTGCCGACGGCGAAGCGGTGGCGGACCGGCTGGCCCGGTTCGCCGACCCGGCCGACGGCGAAGCGGTGCTGGTCGGCGGCGTCCGGGCGGACCACGTCGCGCTCGCGGAGCTGCGGCGGCGGGTCGTCTACGCACACAACCAGGACATCTGGTTCTCCGGTGTGCTGCGCGAGCAGCTGGCGCCGGCGCGGGAGACCGGCGTGGGCATCACCGAAGCGCTGTCCGCGGCCGACGCCGACGACATCGTGGCGGCGCTGCCCGACGGCGTCGACGAGGTGATCGGCGAGCGCGGGCGCGAGGTGTCCGGCGGCCAGCGGCAGCGGCTGAACCTGGCCCGCGCGCTGGCGGCCGACGCCGACGTGCTGGTGCTGGACGAGCCGACGTCGGCGGTCGACGCGCACACGGAGGCCCGCATCACCGAGCGCGTCGCGGCGCTTCGCCGCGGCAAGACGACGGTGGTGTTCAGCCAGAGTCCCTTGTGGACACACGTGGCGGACGAAGTCTTCACGGCGAAGGTGGTGACGGTGTGA
- a CDS encoding pentapeptide repeat-containing protein — protein sequence MKLWRSPLAWTFFASLVLLLGVGGWLLTDPATSRSDALKTGGLAGGAIVALYALWLNDRRRRVEERRQDIERRRHELESQRAEQDRERVADERFAKAVELLGHAADQVRVGALHALAGLARNRPEYTQTVLDVLCSYLRRPFEHPRYEEELDRKDRDGTRGTPEQEQELQVRLTAQRLIKDLLPPASSPDALDYDLDLTGAVVEYLDFSGRRIGGMLLRYAALYSSTNFSGCRFTGKVYFTAAGTGQGRLIGYFRCRGAVFESHAWFSGTQFAELTDFTDTTFAGPTTFKDAEFGNDALFGGVQATGSLDLRRACFRGQTDLRFASLPAAVSLYNTRVRAEKDVQLPSAWDVEELHDGDLRVVAKRG from the coding sequence GTGAAGCTGTGGCGATCACCGCTGGCGTGGACGTTCTTCGCGTCGCTGGTGCTGTTGCTCGGGGTCGGCGGCTGGCTGCTGACCGACCCCGCCACCAGCCGCAGTGACGCGCTGAAGACGGGCGGCCTCGCCGGCGGTGCGATCGTGGCGCTGTACGCGCTGTGGCTCAACGACCGGCGCCGCCGGGTCGAGGAACGCCGCCAGGACATCGAGCGCCGCCGACACGAACTCGAGTCGCAGCGCGCGGAACAGGACCGCGAGCGGGTGGCGGACGAGCGGTTCGCGAAGGCGGTCGAGCTGCTCGGCCACGCCGCGGACCAGGTGCGGGTGGGCGCGCTGCACGCGCTGGCGGGGCTGGCGCGGAACCGTCCGGAGTACACGCAGACGGTGCTGGACGTGCTGTGCTCGTACCTGCGGCGGCCGTTCGAGCACCCGCGGTACGAAGAGGAGCTCGACCGCAAGGATCGCGACGGCACGCGGGGCACGCCCGAGCAGGAGCAGGAGCTGCAGGTGCGGCTCACCGCCCAGCGGCTGATCAAGGATCTGCTGCCGCCGGCGTCGTCGCCGGACGCGCTGGACTACGACCTCGACCTGACCGGCGCGGTCGTCGAATACCTCGATTTCTCCGGGCGCCGGATCGGCGGGATGCTGCTGCGGTACGCGGCCCTGTACAGCAGCACCAACTTCAGCGGCTGCCGGTTCACCGGGAAGGTGTACTTCACGGCCGCGGGCACCGGCCAGGGGCGGCTGATCGGGTACTTCCGGTGCCGGGGCGCGGTTTTCGAGAGTCACGCCTGGTTCAGCGGCACGCAGTTCGCCGAGCTGACGGACTTCACGGACACGACGTTCGCCGGGCCGACGACGTTCAAGGACGCCGAGTTCGGCAACGACGCGCTGTTCGGCGGGGTGCAGGCGACGGGGTCGCTTGACCTGCGGCGGGCCTGCTTCCGGGGGCAGACCGATCTGCGGTTCGCCTCGCTGCCGGCGGCGGTTTCGCTGTACAACACGCGGGTGCGGGCGGAGAAGGACGTGCAGCTGCCGTCGGCTTGGGACGTCGAGGAACTCCACGACGGGGACCTGCGGGTCGTCGCCAAGCGGGGCTGA
- a CDS encoding pyridoxamine 5'-phosphate oxidase family protein — MSSFVMTVAEREEFLSGAHIGVLAVERAGRAPLAVPVWYDYSPGGELLIWMERDTVKDRSIRAAGRLSLVAQDETPPYRYVTVEGPVVANDSPPTREQALRIAHRYWPAEQATAYVDASLGERSVLVRVRPEKWLSNDQSKT; from the coding sequence ATGTCGTCTTTCGTGATGACCGTGGCGGAACGCGAAGAGTTCCTGAGCGGGGCGCACATCGGGGTGCTGGCGGTGGAGCGCGCGGGCCGGGCCCCGCTGGCGGTCCCGGTTTGGTACGACTACTCGCCGGGCGGCGAGCTGCTGATCTGGATGGAGCGGGACACGGTCAAGGACCGCTCGATCCGCGCGGCGGGGCGGTTGAGCCTGGTGGCGCAGGACGAGACCCCGCCGTACCGGTACGTGACGGTCGAGGGGCCGGTGGTGGCGAACGACTCGCCGCCGACGCGGGAGCAGGCGCTGCGGATCGCGCACCGGTACTGGCCGGCGGAGCAGGCGACGGCCTATGTGGACGCGTCGCTCGGGGAGCGGTCGGTGCTGGTGCGGGTGCGGCCGGAGAAGTGGCTGTCGAACGACCAGAGCAAGACCTGA